Part of the candidate division WOR-3 bacterium genome, GCGAGGAACTGCTCAGGGTTCTTTCTGAACTTGGCTGCGATGTTGAAGGAGTGGACCCCACAACCAACTCTCTCAAAATAAATCTCCTGCCTGCAAGACCGGATATGTTTGATATCTGCGGGCTTGCCCGTTGCCTTAAAGGCTATCTTGGTATCTCAACCGGTCTGCCCCAGTATCAGTTTAAAGACTCCGGCGTGCGGGTCGTGGTCAAGCCTGGGCTTGAGAAAGTCCGCCCGTTCATCTGCGCAGCGATTGTGCGCGCAATCAAACTTGATGAGGAACTGATCAAGGTAATGATGGATTTGCAGGAAAACCTGCACTGGGGTCTTGGTCGTGACCGGCGCCGGGCATCAATCGGCATCTATGACCTGAATACCGTTGAACCCGACTTTGTCTATCAGCCGGTCGCGTCCGAGGGAATAAAATTCATCCCCCTTGGGGAAGACAGACCTTTCACACCCGCAGAAATCCTTAAGTTTCACCCTAAAGGTCAAGCATACCAGCACCTCTTGCAGGGCTTTCCTGTTTATCCCCTCTTAACCGACAGAAATGGTTTTGTCCTTTCCCTGCCGCCCATCATCAACAGCGAAAAGACCAAGGTCACCTCAACAACAACAGACCTTTTCATTGATGTTACCGGACCTGATGAATGGGCAACAAACAAAACCCTTTGCGTGATTTGCGCCACATTCGCTGACCTTGGTGGAGAGGTTCAGACGGTAAAGATTGAATACCCTGACGGCAAAACTATTATCACCCCTGATATGCAACCCGAGCAAATCACCATCTCTTTTGCCGAGGCAGAAAAGGTCATCGGCATCAACCTGACCCAAGAGGCGATGATTCAACTTCTGCAAAGGATGCGCTATGATGCCCAACCTGCTAATAACAACCAAATTCTGGTCACTGTCCCGGCATATCGTTGCGATGTGATTCACCCCTATGATGTGATTGAGGACATCGCTATCGGGTATGGCTATCACCGGCTCCAGCCTCAACTCCTTGGCACTGCCACGCCCAGCAACCCCTTGAAAATTGAAGAGCTCTGCCAGTTGTGCCGCAGGGTGATGACCGGTCTTGGCTTCATTGAGACCCTGAGTTTGAACCTGTCCAGCCCTGAGGCGCAGTTTGACCATTTGGGAATAAAAGATGATGGCAAAACCATACTACTTGAGAACCCGGTCAGTGTTGAACAGCGCATCCTGCGCCGGCATCTCCTCTTTGGCATCCTTGAGACCCTGAAACTGAATTCGACCCAGACCCTGCCCCAGAAAATCTTTGAAATCGGTGATGTGTTTACGATTAAACCTGATAATGAAACCGGTGCCGATGAAAAACGGCATCTTGCCATCGGAATGGCAGATTCAAAGGTTGGCTTTGCTGAACTGAAGTCGGTGATAGAGGCTCTGGCAAGGGAAATGGATATTGAGATTGTCTTCACCCCTTTTGACCAGGCGCCATTTCTTGCTGGCAGATGTGCCCGCCTGACAAAACCGGATAAAACCCCTGTGGGCATCTGCGGCGAGGTCCATCCGGAGGTCCTTGAGCGGTTCAATCTGACAGTCCCGGTTGCCCTTGCCGAGATTGACATCCAGACCCTATTCTCCCTATGAGTGCGAAAAACAAAAACTCAAAACCACCAACCCTGCAACTGCGCTGCCCCCATTGCGGCGAACCGATTGTTGCCAACCAGGAGCGCTGCTTTGCCTGCGGCGAAAAGATTCGCTTAAAGAGGCTCGGCGGCAACCTGCCGGTTGACTACCGCATCTTCATCCTCGCCGGTGTCTTAATCCTCTTCAGCCTCATCGGCATCCTCACCGTCCTTCTGCGTCCCAAAAAGCCCAAACCGGCAAAGCCGGCTGCCCTTCAGGTAGAGCAGAGCGTTCGGATTCAGGACTCCTTGCGCCAGGTCAAAACACCTAAACCGGAAACCCCAAAAATTCAGGTAGGCAGCGAAGAGGTCATGCGCGCCCGCGACCAGCTGCAAAGGCTCAAAATCCGCTATGAAAAGGTCAAGTCCCAGGTCCTGGGTGAAAGCCCAACCAAAGAGCAGCGCGACCTGATGAACCAGATTCAGCGGGAGATGGGCGCCTTGAGCGCAAAAATCTCAGAACTCAGCGGCTCCCTCACACCAGAGCGCAAAAAGGAACTTGACAAAGAGATTGCCGAGCTGCAACGCCAAATTAACAACCTGATATCAGACTTTGCCCGTGCGCCCAAAGCCCCTAAAAAGGCGCAAACCCAGCCTGTTCCCAGTAAAACTCCCGCAGGTAATTGAACTGCTTCTGCAGGGCAGCGAGATGGGTCTGTTCCCAGCGCACGAGCGCAAGGAAAAACTCCTTTGCATCCGGTTTTTCCGCCCTCTTTGCCAGCTCCTGATAACGGGAAATTGACGCCTGCTCCAGCGCCAGCCCCACCGAAAGCGCGCTCATCTCCCAGTGCGCGGATTTCAGCCGCCCCTTAATCTCCTCAGAAAAGATTGGGCTTGCTCCTTCAAGGTCAATTTTAGATTTGTCTGTAAGCGGCTCAAAACCGGAATTATTAAAGACATTCTCAAACTGGCGCCTGAGATACTCAAGATGCCTTCTCTCCTCATCTGCCAGCCTTAAAAAGACCTCCTTACCCTGCGGGTCAACCGTCTTCTCAGCCGCGGCTTGGTAAAACTCAATCCCGGTCCGCTCCGCAATCATTGCCTCCTTCAGACCGGTGAGAATATCTTGATTAACGCTCATAAATATAGAATACCCAAAACCAGACCCGAATCAAATTATTCCACCCCTCTCCAACAAAAACCCAGGCTCAATCCCAAAACCGCACCAAAAGGAGGAAAGGAAGTATTCGGAATTATTTGACCAAGAGCGAGTCGGGCTGGGTGAGCATTTTATACATCAGTTTGAACTTCGGGTAATTGGCAAAGAAGATTA contains:
- the pheT gene encoding phenylalanine--tRNA ligase subunit beta, yielding MPVVSIPVDLLSRLIEKQLSSEELLRVLSELGCDVEGVDPTTNSLKINLLPARPDMFDICGLARCLKGYLGISTGLPQYQFKDSGVRVVVKPGLEKVRPFICAAIVRAIKLDEELIKVMMDLQENLHWGLGRDRRRASIGIYDLNTVEPDFVYQPVASEGIKFIPLGEDRPFTPAEILKFHPKGQAYQHLLQGFPVYPLLTDRNGFVLSLPPIINSEKTKVTSTTTDLFIDVTGPDEWATNKTLCVICATFADLGGEVQTVKIEYPDGKTIITPDMQPEQITISFAEAEKVIGINLTQEAMIQLLQRMRYDAQPANNNQILVTVPAYRCDVIHPYDVIEDIAIGYGYHRLQPQLLGTATPSNPLKIEELCQLCRRVMTGLGFIETLSLNLSSPEAQFDHLGIKDDGKTILLENPVSVEQRILRRHLLFGILETLKLNSTQTLPQKIFEIGDVFTIKPDNETGADEKRHLAIGMADSKVGFAELKSVIEALAREMDIEIVFTPFDQAPFLAGRCARLTKPDKTPVGICGEVHPEVLERFNLTVPVALAEIDIQTLFSL
- a CDS encoding ferritin family protein, with translation MSVNQDILTGLKEAMIAERTGIEFYQAAAEKTVDPQGKEVFLRLADEERRHLEYLRRQFENVFNNSGFEPLTDKSKIDLEGASPIFSEEIKGRLKSAHWEMSALSVGLALEQASISRYQELAKRAEKPDAKEFFLALVRWEQTHLAALQKQFNYLREFYWEQAGFAPF